The Tripterygium wilfordii isolate XIE 37 chromosome 4, ASM1340144v1, whole genome shotgun sequence genome has a window encoding:
- the LOC119997338 gene encoding carboxylesterase 1-like gives MSNDTLEINSPTDLQQFLLGLTNSDGTITGRQTTFSPITSPTPDPNQSGPVLSKDVTINDSNNTWARIFLPREALEDCSSSKLPLIVYFHGGGFVIGSTAESSFHDFCADMALQFQATVVSVEYRLAPEHRLPAAYDDAMEAFHWIKTNQDEDAWLKDYADVTRCLIMGGSAGGNIAYHAGLRAAAEFDNLLPLKIKGLILHQPFFGGSERTESETRVNHPFAVPIISDLMWELSLPIGANRDHEYCNPTVGGGGKTLIDEIKRLGWMVLVIGSDGDLFYDWQIGLAKMLKEKGVQVEYHFEEGGYHGDVAIEPTRTKCLHVLKKFVLSLTAH, from the coding sequence ATGTCTAATGACACTCTAGAAATCAATTCTCCCACTGATCTCCAACAATTCCTTCTTGGTCTTACCAATTCCGATGGAACGATCACCGGAAGGCAAACCACCTTTTCCCCTATAACCTCACCTACACCCGATCCAAACCAATCTGGCCCTGTTCTTTCCAAAGATGTAACCATCAACGACTCAAACAACACATGGGCTCGGATATTCCTGCCCCGAGAAGCACTTGAAGATTGTTCTTCCTCCAAACTCCCACTCATAGTGTATTTCCATGGTGGAGGGTTCGTTATAGGCAGCACGGCTGAATCTTCATTTCACGATTTTTGCGCCGACATGGCACTGCAATTTCAGGCCACTGTGGTATCCGTCGAATATAGACTCGCCCCAGAGCATCGGCTGCCTGCGGCCTACGATGATGCTATGGAAGCATTCCACTGGATCAAAACCAACCAAGATGAAGATGCTTGGCTCAAGGACTACGCTGATGTTACAAGATGTTTGATCATGGGAGGTAGTGCAGGTGGCAACATAGCCTACCATGCAGGTCTACGTGCGGCTGCAGAGTTTGATAATCTCTTGCCGTTAAAGATCAAAGGGTTGATATTGCATCAACCGTTCTTTGGTGGGTCCGAGAGAACGGAATCTGAGACGAGGGTTAACCATCCATTTGCGGTGCCAATAATTAGTGATCTGATGTGGGAGTTGTCCTTGCCAATTGGTGCCAATCGTGATCACGAGTATTGTAATCCAACGGTGGGTGGTGGTGGAAAAACATTGATTGATGAGATTAAACGGTTGGGATGGATGGTGTTGGTGATTGGGAGTGATGGGGACCTTTTTTATGATTGGCAAATTGGGTTGGCCAAGATGTTGAAAGAAAAGGGTGTTCAAGTGGAGTATCATTTTGAAGAAGGAGGTTATCATGGGGATGTAGCGATAGAACCCACAAGGACCAAGTGTCTTCATGTTCTAAAGAAATTTGTTTTGTCTCTAACTGCTCATTAA
- the LOC119996904 gene encoding protein SCAI-like, translating to MLHQSGNIPVIEVYWSLVEKADKKFSKIRDLPYYERNRYDTYFYKVFKVYTQLWKFQQENRQKLMEADLKRWEIGEIASRIAQLYYGQYMRTSDTSYLSESYIFYEAILTREYFKEEMFQDLSLANKQLRFIARFLMVCLVLNRRDMVHQLVTQLKLLVDECKRTFQVLFFLPLLYHIFCWWFIIALWSNILNSF from the exons ATGTTACACCAGAGTGGCAACATTCCTGTGATTGAAGTGTATTGGTCTCTGGTCGAGAAAGCCGACAAGAAGTTCTCCAAGATCAGGGACTTGCCCTACTATGAACGGAACAG GTATGATACATATTTCTATAAGGTATTCAAGGTGTACACACAGCTATGGAAGTTTCAGCAAGAGAATCGGCAGAAGCTGATGGAAGCAGATCTCAAGAGATGGGAGATCGGTGAGATTGCATCTCGGATTGCACAGCTTTATTATGGGCAGTATATGCGAACAAGTGACACGAGTTATTTATCAGAGTCATATATCTTTTATGAAGCAATACTGACACGTGAATATTTCAAGGAGGAGATGTTTCAAGATCTCAGTCTTGCAAACAAACAATTAAGATTTATTGCTAGATTTCTGATGGTGTGTTTGGTTTTGAACCGACGAGATATGGTGCATCAGTTGGTTACTCAGCTCAAATTGTTGGTTGACGAGTGCAAGAGAACATTCcaggttctttttttcttgccaTTGCTCTATCACATCTTCTGTTGGTGGTTTATCATAGCTCTTTGGAGTAACATTTTGAACAGCTTTTGA